In Mycobacterium sp. ITM-2016-00317, the genomic window CAGTGCGGTGCCAGCAGGCCGGTCTCGGCGAGCGCGACCTGGCGCTCACCCTCCGGCGCGGCCGCCACTTCGGCCACCGCGGAAGCGATCTCGGGCCGCAGGTCGGCGACCGAGTCCAGGTCGATGTTGAGGTCCCTGCGCACGCCCTGCTGTGTCAGCGCGGCCACCCGGCGCAACCACCGCGACCGGCCGCCCAGGAACTGGCCGATGCCGTAGGCCCTGCGCAGGTACAGGTGCGCGTCGTGCTCCCACGTGATGCCGATGCCGCCGAGCACCTGGATGCAGTCCTTGGCGTTGGCCTTGGCCGCGTCGATGGCGACCGACGCGGCCAGAGCGGCCGCGATCGAGAGTTGATCGGCGTCCGCCTCCTCGGCGGCCCGTGCGGCATCCGCGGCAGCCACCGCCACCTGCTCCGAGCGCAGCAGCATCTCCGCGCACATGTGCTTGATCGCCTGGAAGCTGCCGATCGGCTTGCCGAACTGCTCGCGTACCTTCGCGTACTCGGTGGCGGTGCGCAGCAGCCAGCGCGCCAGCCCGGCGGCCTCCGCGGCCATCAGCGTGGCCGCCAGGTCGACGACCCACTGGGCGGGGACGTCCAGCGCCTCGGCCGGCGCACCGTCGAGCACGACGCGGGCCAGCGGGCGGGAGAAGTCGGTGGCCTCGAGCGTCTCGACGGTCACCCCGTCGGCGGCGCCGTCGACCAGCACCCACGTGTCGCCCGCGGGCAGCAGCAGCACCGCGGACCGGTCCGCGCCCAGCACGTGGGGCGCACTGCCCGAGACCCGGCCGTCGGCGTAGTCCAGGTCCGCGCTCAGCGTCAGCGCCGCGGTGCGCTGACCGGTGGCCAGCGCCTCCAGCAGCTCGGCCTGCGCTCCGGGCAGCACCAAGGTGGCCAGCGCGGTGGTCACCACCGGACCGGGCACCAGCGCCGCGGCCGCCTCGTCGATCATGGCTGCCAGATCCGATACCGTGCCGTCGGCTCCGCCGTGCTCCTCGGGGAGCGCGACACCGAAGATCCCTAGTTCGGCCAGGCCGGCGTACGGCGCGCGCCAGGCATCGGCGTCACCCTGCTCGACCTCCCGTGCCGCCTCGACCGCGCGCGACGCCGCGGCCCAGGTCCGGACCAGTTCACGGGCGGCGGACTGGTCGTCGGTGGTGGGAGCGGATGTTGAAGCCGACACCATGTCTCCTAGCGTTTGGGTGAGAAGACGATGCTTCTCACTAGAACGTGTTCTAATAGTGACAGCGTTCGACCGTCAAGTCGACCGCCCTCGGAGCGGGGCACCGGCGTGTGCCCGCCGCATGGACAAGAGAAATACGGGACCGGGATGCGTATCGTTTTCACCGGGAACGCATCACGAAGGAGCCATTCACCGGATGTCGGGGTCGTCGGATTTCGCCGCTGATAAGCCGCAGACGCCTGCCCGCACCACCTCGGGCACGGGGTCGGACTCCAAGCCCCGCCAGGTCATGAACGTCGCGGTGCTCGCCGAATCCGAGCTCGGCTCCGAGGCACAGCGCGAACGGCGCAAGCGCATTCTCGACGCCACCCTCGCGATCGCGTCCAAGGGCGGGTACGAGGCGGTACAGATGCGCGCGGTGGCCGAACGCGCCGACGTCGCGGTCGGCACCCTGTACCGGTACTTCCCGTCGAAGGTGCACCTGCTGGTCTCGGCGCTGGGCCGTGAGTTCGAGCGCATCGACGCCAAGACCGACCGGTCCGCGTTTCCGGCCGGCGCCACCGCCTACCAGCGGCTCAACATCATGGTCGGCAAGCTGAACCGGGCCATGCAGCGCAACCCGCTGCTGACCGAGGCGATGACGCGCGCGTTCGTGTTCGCCGACGCGTCCGCCGCCGGTGAGGTCGATCACGTCGGCAAGCTGATGGACTCGATGTTCGCCCGGGCGATGAGCGACGGCGAACCGACCGAGGACCAGTACCACATCGCGCGGGTGATCTCCGACGTCTGGCTGTCCAACCTGCTGGCCTGGCTGACCCGCCGCGCGTCGGCCACCGACGTCAGCAAGCGGCTCGATCTGGCCGTGCGGCTCCTGATCGGCGACGGCGACCAGCCTAAGATCTGACGGGTGAGCGCCGACCTCCCGTCCGAACTGCAGGCTGCGCTGACCGCCGCGGCCGACACCCCACGACTTCTGGTCACCTCTGACTTCGACGGCACGCTGGCGCCGATCGTCAACAACCCGGCCGATGCACGCCCACTGCCCGACGCCGCGGAAGGGCTGCTTCAACTTTCCGAATTGCCCTCTACCACAACGGCATTGATCTCCGGCCGGGCGCTCGAGACGCTCCGGGCGCTGTCGTCGATGCCGGCGTCCGTACACCTGGTGGGCAGCCACGGCGCCGAGTTCGCCGGTGGCTTCGCCCATGACATCGACCACGATCTGCTCGGGCGCATCACCGAGCGGCTGCGCGAGATCGCCTCGGGCCGAACAGGTGTGACGGTCGAGACGAAACCCGCCAGCGTCGCACTGCACGTACGCAACGCGTCCCCGGCCGACGGGGAGGCCGCCCTGGCTGCCGCGTGGGAGGCGTCCCCGCAGTGGAACGCGCACGTGACCAGCGGCAAGGCGGTACTGGAGTTCGCCGTCGTGTCCACCGACAAGGGCGAGGCGGTCGACATCCTGCGCGCCGAGCACGATGCGACGGCCGTGGTGTTCTTCGGCGACGACGTCACCGACGAGAAGGCGTTCGCCCGGTTGCGCAACTCCGACGTCGGGGTCAAGGTCGGGCCGGGCGAGACGGCCGCGGCCTACCGGGTGGACTCGCCGGACGACGTCGCCACCGCGCTGCAGTTCCTGCTCAGCCGACGACGGTCACGCCGGGGGTCCTGACGTACGTCCCCGCACCACCTCGGTCGGCAGCACCTCGATCACGGGCAGTCCCGAGCGCGCCGGGTTGTGCAGGATTTCCCCTGCCCGCCTTCCTTTTTCCACACCCGGCTGCACCACGGTGGTCAGGCCGCGGCGCCTGGCCTCCGGCACCCCGTCGAAACCGGTGACCGTCATCTGCCCCGGCACGTAGACCCCCCGTGCGCGGAGGTGGTCCATCGCCGAGAGCGCCAGCACGTCCGCGGTGCACATCAGCGCGGTGATCCGGGGATTGGCCTCCAGCGCGACGTCGGCGCCCATACCGCCCGACGACGGCAGATGTTCGTAGCTCTCCACGACGGTCAGCGACTGCGGGTCGAGGCCGGCCGCTTCCATCGCGTCGCGCACCCCGCGGATCCGTTCACCCTGCACCTGGAAGTGCGGGGTCCGCAATCGCTCCGGGTCGGCCAGCGCCGGAGAGACGCCGCCGTGCGGCCAGTCCCGGCCCAGTCGCATCGTCAGCAGCCCGATCTCGCGGTGGCCGAGGCCGATGACGTGCTCGGCGAGCCGACGCATCGCCGCCCGGTCGTCGATGCCCACGCGCGATGCCCCGGGTACGTCCCGCGGCTGGTCGACCACCACGAGAGGGAGATGACGTCCGGCCACCACCGGCAGATACGGGTCGTCGTCCGAGGCCGAGTACACCACGAAGCCGTCCACCCCGGCGGCCAGCACCGCCGCCGATCCCTCGGCGAGGCTGCGGTTCGGACCCACCGCGACCAGGAGCAGGCCCTGCCCCACCGCCTCACACGACTCGGCAAGCCCGGCAACGAAATCCAGTGCCGCGGGATCGCTGAACGAATAGTTCAGCGGTTCGGTGATCACCAGGCCGACGGCTCCGGCCTTGCGGGTGCGCAGCGAGCGGGCGACCGGGTCCGGGCCCGGATACCCCAGCCGCTTGGCGGTCGTGAGCACCCGCTCGCGCAGTTCGGGCGACAACTGGTCGGGCCGGTTGTAGGCGTTGGACACGGTGGTGCGCGACACCTTGAGCTCGGCGGCCAGTGAGGCCAACGTGGCACGCCGCCTCGGCGCCGGACTCCTGGACATGCTCCCCGACGTTAGTGGATGGCGGGCGCCGCAGGCCTGCGACTCGGGCGCGGCGCGCGGAGACCGGCCCACACCAGCAACCAGACCGCGCACGCGATCGAGACGATCACGAAGCTCGGCGGCAGATTGAACATCGCCGAGAGCACCAGTCCCACCCACACCGACACCAGTCCGATCACCGCGGACACCGCCATCGCCACGACCGGGCGGGCAGTCAGCATCAGCGCGGTCGCGGCGGGGGTGACCACCAGGGCGAACAACAGCAGTGTCCCCACGGCCTGCACCGCCATCGTCACCGTCAGCCCGAGCAGCACCATGAACGTGATCGACAGCCCACGCACCGGAACACCCTTGGCCTCGGCGACCTTGCTGTTGACCGAGGTGAACAGCAGCGGCCGGAAGATGAACGCGATGCCCGCGGCGGTCAACACCAGCAGCCCCAGGAAGGACAGCAACTGCTCGCCGGTGATCGCCAGCAGGTTGCCGAAAAGCACGTTGGTCAGCGTCGAGGAGTTTCGGGTCGCCAGCGAGTTGAAGAACAACCCCAGCCCGGTGGCGAACGCCAGCACGGTGCCGGTCGCGACCTCCCGGTCGGCGGCCCGCTTGCCCAGCGCGCCGATCACCAGCGCCCCGCCCACGCAGAACACGCCGAGCCCGACCGCCACCGGCAGGCCCAACAGCACGGCACCCGTGGCGCCGGGCAGGCCGATGTGCGCGAGCGCGTGCGCGGCGAACGCGATATGGCGCACCACGATGAAATAGCCCATGAGCCCGGCCGCCAGGGCCACGATGGTGCCGCCCAGCCAGGCGTTGCGCATGAACGACGAGCCGAGGATGTGCAGCCAGTTGTCCTGATAGCCGAGGGCCACCACGGTCTGGGTCATCCGCCGCTCCGCATGTAGAGCTGGCCCTGCAGGGTGTGGGCCACCTGGATCGTGGTTCCGTACATGTGGGTGAGCAGGTCGGAGTCGACGACGCGGTCCAGTGCCGCGTGGTGGGCGTGCCCGTCGAGCAGATAGATCGCGCTGTCCAGGACCGCCAGCAGCGGGTTGAGGTCGTGCGTCACCACCAGCACCGTCACCCCCAGCTCCTGCTTGAGCCGGTTCAGCACCGCGACGATCTCGTGCTGGTTGCGCAGGTCCAGCGAGGCCAGCGGCTCGTCGAGGATCAGCATCCGCGGCCGCGACACCAGTGCGGCGGCCAGCGCGATCCGCTGGCGCTGCCCGCCGGACAGGTCCGAGAGCCTGCGGTCGGCGATCTCACGCCCGTCCACCCAGCCGAGCGCCTCGTCGACGCGCTGACGGTCGGCGGCGCTGGTGCGGCTGAAACCCCACCGGCGCCCCGTCAGACCGAGCAGCACCGCGTCCCGGGCGCGGATGGCCTCGTTCGCGTTCGCGTCGTAGTTCTGTGGGACGTAACCGATCTCGTCATTGGCGCTGCCGGGCCGGTGACCGTATACCCGGACCTCGCCCGCGGTGGGCGGGAGCAGTCCGAGGATCACCTGCAGCAGCGTGGTCTTACCCGAACCGTTGGGTCCGATCACGGCGACGAATCTGCCCGCCTCGACCCGGAACGTCGAGTCGCTCCAGATCATCCGCCCGTCGCGCTCGACGCTGACGTCGTCGAACGCCAGCGCCGGTACCGCGGCCGGTTCAGGTGCGGACACCGAGGGCCTCGGCCAGGGCATCCAGTTGCGCCACCTGCCAATCCTGGAACGAACCGGCCCCGTCGGGCAACGTCTCGGTCACCTCCACCACCGCGACACCGGCCCGCTCGGCTGCCGAGCGCAGCTGCTGGGGCACCGAACCCTCGGTCTGGATGTTGTAGATCAGCACGTCGACGCCGCGGTCGGCGAGCAGCCGCAGGAACGCGTCCAGATCGGCTGGCGACGGTTCGCTCTCGTTGGCCGCGGCGGCGCGGTAGCCGGCCGGGGTGCGGTCCACCAGCCCGACCGCGGTGGCCATGTCTTCGAACACGCTCTCGCTGGCGCCGTAGGTCTTGCCCGCGGCACCGGTCCGGATCGCCGCGATCGCGTCGCGGTAGGGCTTCATCGACTCCTCGAACGCGGCGCGCCGATCGGCGAAGTAGCCGGCGGCGTCCGGGGCGAGGTCGCTCAGCGTCGCGGTGACCGCCTCGGCGACCTCGGTCACCACTGCCGGGCTGTACCAGACGTGGGGGTTCTCGCCTGCGCTGTGGTCGTGACCCGCGTGGTCATGGCCCACGTGGTCATGGCTGTGGTCCCCATGGTCCTCGCTGTGGCCGCCGCCGATCTCGACCGCGTCGATCACCCGCGCATCGGCCGCCGAGGTCGCGGCGAGCTTGACCGCCCACTCGTCGTAGTGCCCGCCGTTGACGACCACCAGTTGCGCGCCCTCGAAGGCCACCGCGTCGGAGGGTGCGGGTTCGTAGTCGTGCGGGTCGACCGACGAACCGGCCAGCACCGTCGTCACGTCGGCGCACGCTCCGCCGAGCTGGGACACGATGTCACCCCACTGGTCGACGCTGACGACGACGTCGACCGCCGACGCCGGGCAGTCCGGCGCCCCGGCCCCCGACGGGGCGGCGGTGTCCGCACCGCCACAGGCGGACAGGGACAGCGGCAGGCAGACGGCGAGCGTCGCGGTGAGCGCGCGCAGACGACGGGACGAACCAAGCACGTCGCAACGATAACCGTTTTCAATAACGTCCGCACACCGCCGTGGCGGCCGTCACTTCCCCGTCACCGCCGGTGTCCGGATTCCGGGCACTAGGCTCGGCCCCATGACCACGGTCTCGGTCGACCTCAACGCCGACCTCGGTGAGGGTTTCGGGGTCTGGACGCTCGGCGACGACGACGCGATGCTGGAGATCGTCACCTCGGCCAACGTCGCCTGCGGTTTCCACGCGGGTGATCCGGCGACGCTGTCGAAGGTGTGCCGCGCGGCCGCCGACCGCGGCGTGCGGATCGGCGCCCAGGTCAGCTACCGCGACCTGGCCGGCTTCGGCAGACGCTTCATCGACGCCAGCGCCGAGGACCTGACCGCCGACGTGATGTACCAGATCGGCGCCCTGTCCGCGCTCGCCGCCGCAGCCGGTACCTCGGTGTCATATGTGAAACCCCATGGTGCGCTGTACAACTCGATCGTCACGAATCGGGTACAGGCGCAGGCGGTGGCCGAAGCGGTACACGCCGTCGACCCCGCGCTTCCCGTGCTCGGCCTGGCCGGCTCGGTGTTCTTCGCTGCCGCCGACCGGCTGGGACTGCGCACCGTGCCCGAGGCGTTCGCCGACCGCGCCTACCGGCCCGACGGACAGCTGGTGTCCCGGCGCGAGCGCAACGCGGTGCTGCACGACGTCGACGAGATCGCCGCGCGCGTGATCTCGATGGTCACCGCCGGACGGGTCACCGCGGTGGACGGTTCGACGATCCCGGTCACCGTCGAATCGGTGTGCGTGCACGGCGACTCCCCCGGCGCCGTGCAGATCGCCACCGCGGTGCGTGAACGGCTGCTCGGCGACGGCGTGGCGCTGGCTCCGTTCACCTGAGCCAGCCGGGGAATATCCGGCGCCCCGCCGGGTTGAAGGTGATCAGGCCCCACGTACCCTCGACGGGCTCTACGCATGTCGAATCAGCCGGTCGGAGGTGAAGCGCGTTGGTCGCGTTCGAGCCGTCTGTCGGAGACGCCCAGCGATGGGCGTACCCACTGCTGCTGGTGCTCAGCGGTGTCGCACTCGGGGTCTCCGGGATGCCCGCGCCGCTGTACGGCATCTACGAGACCAACTGGCACCTCTCGCCGCTGGCCACCACGGTGGTCTTCGCGGTGTACGCCATCGCCGCACTGGCCGCCGTGCTCGTGTCCGGCCGGATCTCCGACGTGGTGGGGCGGAAACCGGTGCTCGTCGCCGCGCTGATCGCACTGCTGGTCGGCCTCGGCGTGTTCCTGGTCGCCGACAGCATGGCCATGCTGCTGCTGGCCCGCACCATCCACGGCGCGGCAGTGGGTTCGATCGTCGTCGCGGGCGCGGCCGCCCTGCTGGACCTGCGGCCCGATCACGGCGTGCGCGCCGGCCAGCTCAGCGGCGTCAGCTTCAACATCGGGATGACCGTGGCCATCCTCGGTTCGGCGCTGCTCGCCCAGTACGCGCCGCACCCGCTGCGCACCCCGTACGCGGTCGTCGCCGTCCTCTGCCTGATCGTCGGCGTCGGTCTGCTGGCGCTGCGCGAAACCCACACCACCCGCGCCAGTGGCCCCATCCGCATGGCCAAACCCTCTGTGCCTCAGGAAATCCGCGGCGACTTCTGGTTCTCCGCGCTCGGCGCGATGGCCTCCTGGTCGGTGCTGGGTGTGCTGCTGTCGCTGTACCCGTCGCTGGCGGCGCGCCAGACCCACATCGACAACCTGGTCTTCGGCGGGGCCGTGGTCGGCACCACCGCGTTCGCCGCCGCGCTCGCGCAGCTGGCGGCCACCCGCATCCCGGCGCGGTATTCCGCGATCATCGGCGACGCGGGAATGGCCGTCGCTCTGCTGCTGACGATCCCGGTGCTGCTGACCCACCAGTGGCAGCTGGTCTTCGTCGCGGCCGCACTCCTCGGCGCGACATTCGGGTTGGGGTTCGGCGGCTCACTGCGCCACCTGTCCGACGTCGTGCCCGCGGGCAGGCGGGGCGAGACGATGTCGGCGTTCTACCTGCTGGCCTACTCGGCCATGGCCGTGCCGACCCTGATCGCGGGCTGGGCGGCCACCCGATGGGATCTGGCCGCGGTGTTCCCGTGGTTCGCCGGCGCGGTGGCGGCGGCCTGCCTGGGCGCCGCGCTGGCCGGACTGCGCAGCATCAGGGCCACCCGCACCGCTTAGGGTGTCGTCATGCGCCTGAAGGCCGGGCGGCCTGACCTGCAGGCCTACGCCGGGTATTTCGACCTGCCGACCCCGCCACCGTCGTCACCGCTGACGGTGACCTGGGCCGGGGTGGCCACGCTGTTGATCGACGACGGCCGGTCCGCGGTCATGACCGACGGATTCTTCACGCGGCCAAACCTTCTCACGGTCGCCGCGCGGCCGCTGAAACCGTCACCGTCCCGGATCCGGGACGGGCTGACCCGACTGGGCGTGACGCACCTGGACGCCGTCACCCCGGTGCACACCCACTACGACCACGCGATGGACTCGGCGCTGGTCGCCGACCTGACCGGCGCCCGGTTGATCGGCGGCACCTCCGCGGCCCACCTCGGCCACGGCCTGGACCGCGTCGAGGTCGTCACCCCGGGTGCACCGAGCACGGCGGGCAACTTCGACCTCACGCTCGTCGAGGGCGACCACTGCCCGCCGGACCGCTTCCCGGGCACCATCACCGCACCGATCACCCCGCCGGCCCGGGTCTCGGCTTACCGCTGCGGGGAGGCCTGGTCGACGCTCGTGCACCACCGGCCGTCCGGCATCGGCATCCTCATCGTCGGCAGCGCCGGATTCCGGCCGGGCGCGCTGAGCGGCCACCGCGCCGACGTGGCGTACCTCGGCGTCGGGCAGCTCGGGCTGCAGCCGGAGAGTTACCTCGTCGAGTACTGGACGCAGACCGTCCGCACCGTCGGCGCCCGCCAGGTGGTGCTGATCCACTGGGACGACTTCTTCCGGCCGCTGCACAAGCCGCTGCGGGCCCTGCCGTTCGCCGCCGACGACCTCGACCGGTCGATGCGCGTGCTGTCCCGGCTGGCCGCCGAGGACGGTGTCGGACTGCACCTGCCCACGCTGTGGCGGCCGGCCGCCCCATGGAACTGACAGTCTCCGTCGTCGCGCTGGCCGCGGTGCTCGGTTTCGCGCTGCTGCGCCCGCACCGGTGGCCCGAGGCCGTCGTCGCGGTGCCTGCCGCGGGCGCCGTCATCGCCGTCGGCGCCCTGTCCTGGGATGAGGCCGTCGCCGAGGTCGGCCGGCTCGCCCCGGTGGTGGGGTTCCTGGCCGCGGTGCTCGTGCTGGCCCGGATGTGTGACGACCTAGGGTTGTTCCACGCCGCCGGCGTGCTGATGGCCCGGGCCACCTCCGGCGGCCAGAACCGGTTGCTGGCCTCGGTTTTCGGGATCGCCGCCGGCGTCACCGCGGTGCTGAGCCTGGACGCCACCGTCGTATTGCTGACCCCTGTCGTGCTGGCCACCGCACGCACGCTCGCAGTCCCGGCGCGGCCACACGCGTACGCCACCGCACACCTGGCCAACACCGCCTCGCTGCTGCTGCCGGTGTCGAACCTGACCAACCTGCTGGCCTTCAGCGCTGCCGGGCTGTCGTTCCTGCATTTCGCCGCGGCCATGTCGCTGCCCTGGATAGCGGCAATACTGGTCGAATTCCTGTTGCTGCGTTGGGTTTTCGCGAAGGATCTGGCGATCCCGCCGCAACGCGAGGTGTCCACCGAACCGATCGAGGTACCTGCCTTCGCGCTGGTGGTGGTGGGCCTGACGCTGGCCGGGTTCGCCGTCACCTCCCTGCTGGGCCTGTCGCCGGCATGGGCGGCACTGGCCGGAGCGCTGGTGCTGGGCGCGCGGGCGCTGGGTACCGGCCGCACCACGGTCACCGCGATCGCCAAGGCGGTCGACGTGCCGTTCCTGGCCTTCGTGCTGTGCCTCGGCGTCGTGGTCGACGCGGCGATGCGCAGCGGACTGGAACCTGCCATGCACCGGCTGATCCCCGACGGTCAGGGCCTGTGGGCACTGCTGGCGATCGCCGCGGTCGCGGCCGTGCTGTCCAACCTGGTCAACAACCTGCCCGCGGTGCTGGTGCTGCTGCCGCTGGTGAGCGCAGCCGGCCCCGCCCCGGTGCTGGCGGTGCTGATCGGGGTGAACATCGGGCCCAACCTGACGTACGTCGGGTCCCTGGCGAACCTGTTGTGGCGCAGCGTCGTCCGGCGGGACATGAAAGCCGGGTTCGGGGAGTTCAGCCGGGTGGGCCTGTGCACCACCCCGCTCGTGCTGGTCGCGGCGGTGCTGGGGCTGTGGACCTGGATCCAGCTGGTGGGGCTCTAGTTCAGGCGGCGCTGCCGGGCGATCTCGGCGAGCACGACCCCGGCTGCCACCGAGGCGTTCAGCGACTCGGTGGGGCCCGCCATCGGGATGGACACGATGCGATCGCAGTTCTCCCGCACCAGGCGCGACAGGCCCTTGCCCTCCGAACCGACCACGACGATCGTCGGACTCAACCCGTCGATCTCGTCGATCGTGGTGTCACCGTCGGCGTCGAGTCCGACGACCTGCAGTCCCGCGTCGGCGTACTGCTTCAGCGTGCGGTTGAGGTTGGTCGCCCGCGCCACCGGCGTCCTGGCTGCCGCACCCGCGCTGGTCCGCCATGCGACCGCGGTGACAGATGCCGACCTGCGCTGTGGCAGCACGACGCCATGGCCGCCGAATGCGGAGACCGAACGGACGATCGCACCGAGGTTGCGCGGATCGGAGATGTTGTCGAGTGCGACCAGAAGTGCCGGCGCCGCATCGGATTTCGCGTCGCGAAGCAGATCGTCGGGGTGCGCGTAGCTGTAGGGCGGCACCTGCAGTGCGATGCCCTGATGCAGGCCGTTGGCCGCGATCCGGTCCAGATCGTGGCGGGGCACCTCCAGGATCGAGATGCCTCTGTCGGCGGCCATCTGCACCGACTCGGTGAGACGCTCGTCGGAGTCGGTGCCCAGCGCCACGTACAGCGCCGTGGCGGGGACCCCGGCGCGCAGGCATTCCACCACCGGGTTACGCCCGAGGACGATCTCGGTGTCGTCCGTCTTCTTGTGCCTGCCCTGCGCCTGGCGCGCCGCCTTGGCGGCGCGCTTGCCCGCGGGGTGATGCGGCCGCTCATGCGCAGGCGGCGTCGCGCCGCGGCCTTCCAGACCGCGCCGCCGGACCCCGCCGGACCCGACCGTCGGCCCCTTCTTGGTTCCGGCCTTGCGCACCGCACCGCGACGCTGTGAATTACCCGCCATTACTTGTCCGTCCCGTCCAGAAGTGACCATTGGGGACCGTCGGCGGTGTCGGTCACCTCGATACCCGCCGCCTTGAGGCGGTCGCGGATGGCATCGGCCTCGGCCCAGTCCCGGCAGGCCCTGGCCTCCTCGCGGCGGCGCACCTCGGCCCGCACGAGCACGTCGACCGCCGCGAGCGCCGCCGAAGTCTCGTCGCGCGACTCCCAGCGCTCGTCGAGCGGATCGGCACCCAGGATGCCCATCATCGCCCGGATCGACATCGCGTGCGCCAGCGCGGTGTCGTGGTCACCCGCGTCCAGTGCCCGGTTGCCCTCGGCCCGCACGGCGTGCACCTCGGCCAGCGCCATCGGCACGGCGAGGTCGTCGTCGAGTGCGGCGCCGAACTTCGGAGTCCACTGACCGGGCACCACCGCACCCACCCGGTTGCGTACCCGGTGCAGGAAGTCCTCGATGCCGGTGTAGGCCTTCGCCGCGTCCTGCAGTGCCGTCTCGGAGAACTCCAGCATGGACCGGTAATGCGCACTACCCAGGTAGTAGCGCAGCTCTGCAGCCCGAACCCGTTGCAGCACAGCAGGTATCGCGAGCACGTTGCCCAGCGACTTGCTCATCTTCTCGCCGCCCATGGTGACCCAGCCGTTGTGCATCCAGAACCGGGCGAACCCGTCACCGGCCGCCTCGGCCTGGGCCATCTCGTTCTCGTGGTGCGGGAAGACCAGATCCATGCCGCCGGCATGGATGTCGAACTCGGGGCCGAGGTAGGTCTCGCACATCGCGACACACTCGGTGTGCCATCCCGGGCGTCCCCGTCCCCACGGCGTCGGCCACGACGGTTCTCCCGGCTTGGCGCCCTTCCACAGCGTGAAGTCGCGCTGGTCCCGCTTGCCGGTGGCCACACCCT contains:
- a CDS encoding MFS transporter codes for the protein MVAFEPSVGDAQRWAYPLLLVLSGVALGVSGMPAPLYGIYETNWHLSPLATTVVFAVYAIAALAAVLVSGRISDVVGRKPVLVAALIALLVGLGVFLVADSMAMLLLARTIHGAAVGSIVVAGAAALLDLRPDHGVRAGQLSGVSFNIGMTVAILGSALLAQYAPHPLRTPYAVVAVLCLIVGVGLLALRETHTTRASGPIRMAKPSVPQEIRGDFWFSALGAMASWSVLGVLLSLYPSLAARQTHIDNLVFGGAVVGTTAFAAALAQLAATRIPARYSAIIGDAGMAVALLLTIPVLLTHQWQLVFVAAALLGATFGLGFGGSLRHLSDVVPAGRRGETMSAFYLLAYSAMAVPTLIAGWAATRWDLAAVFPWFAGAVAAACLGAALAGLRSIRATRTA
- the rlmB gene encoding 23S rRNA (guanosine(2251)-2'-O)-methyltransferase RlmB — encoded protein: MAGNSQRRGAVRKAGTKKGPTVGSGGVRRRGLEGRGATPPAHERPHHPAGKRAAKAARQAQGRHKKTDDTEIVLGRNPVVECLRAGVPATALYVALGTDSDERLTESVQMAADRGISILEVPRHDLDRIAANGLHQGIALQVPPYSYAHPDDLLRDAKSDAAPALLVALDNISDPRNLGAIVRSVSAFGGHGVVLPQRRSASVTAVAWRTSAGAAARTPVARATNLNRTLKQYADAGLQVVGLDADGDTTIDEIDGLSPTIVVVGSEGKGLSRLVRENCDRIVSIPMAGPTESLNASVAAGVVLAEIARQRRLN
- a CDS encoding MBL fold metallo-hydrolase, translating into MRLKAGRPDLQAYAGYFDLPTPPPSSPLTVTWAGVATLLIDDGRSAVMTDGFFTRPNLLTVAARPLKPSPSRIRDGLTRLGVTHLDAVTPVHTHYDHAMDSALVADLTGARLIGGTSAAHLGHGLDRVEVVTPGAPSTAGNFDLTLVEGDHCPPDRFPGTITAPITPPARVSAYRCGEAWSTLVHHRPSGIGILIVGSAGFRPGALSGHRADVAYLGVGQLGLQPESYLVEYWTQTVRTVGARQVVLIHWDDFFRPLHKPLRALPFAADDLDRSMRVLSRLAAEDGVGLHLPTLWRPAAPWN
- the cysS gene encoding cysteine--tRNA ligase; the encoded protein is MRLYDTLSGGVRDFAPLRPGHVSIYLCGATVQGLPHIGHVRSGVAFDVLRRWLTAKGFDVAFIRNVTDIDDKILNKAADAGRPWWEWAATYERAFTAAYDALGVLPPSAEPRATGHITQMVELIERLIERGHAYAGGGDVYFDVSTLSEYGKLSGHRIDDVHQGEGVATGKRDQRDFTLWKGAKPGEPSWPTPWGRGRPGWHTECVAMCETYLGPEFDIHAGGMDLVFPHHENEMAQAEAAGDGFARFWMHNGWVTMGGEKMSKSLGNVLAIPAVLQRVRAAELRYYLGSAHYRSMLEFSETALQDAAKAYTGIEDFLHRVRNRVGAVVPGQWTPKFGAALDDDLAVPMALAEVHAVRAEGNRALDAGDHDTALAHAMSIRAMMGILGADPLDERWESRDETSAALAAVDVLVRAEVRRREEARACRDWAEADAIRDRLKAAGIEVTDTADGPQWSLLDGTDK
- a CDS encoding SLC13 family permease, translated to MELTVSVVALAAVLGFALLRPHRWPEAVVAVPAAGAVIAVGALSWDEAVAEVGRLAPVVGFLAAVLVLARMCDDLGLFHAAGVLMARATSGGQNRLLASVFGIAAGVTAVLSLDATVVLLTPVVLATARTLAVPARPHAYATAHLANTASLLLPVSNLTNLLAFSAAGLSFLHFAAAMSLPWIAAILVEFLLLRWVFAKDLAIPPQREVSTEPIEVPAFALVVVGLTLAGFAVTSLLGLSPAWAALAGALVLGARALGTGRTTVTAIAKAVDVPFLAFVLCLGVVVDAAMRSGLEPAMHRLIPDGQGLWALLAIAAVAAVLSNLVNNLPAVLVLLPLVSAAGPAPVLAVLIGVNIGPNLTYVGSLANLLWRSVVRRDMKAGFGEFSRVGLCTTPLVLVAAVLGLWTWIQLVGL